A genomic stretch from Desulfotignum balticum DSM 7044 includes:
- the dapF gene encoding diaminopimelate epimerase, which yields MTQILFSKMQGIGNDFVVMDDRDGSIEAAMPYPQLAKKLCDRHFGIGADGIILVKDSEDDDHDIRFVIYNSDGSRADMCGNGMRCFAKYLYEKNIIDKKQIRVQTDAGTVIPEVVADASGRVTSVKVDMGPPVMSCRQVPFVCDKDTAVDASVDMADGSTVIVTAVGMGNPHAVVFVKDLSEVDVAAQGRALEIHPRFPAKTNVEFIQVMDDQTLKMKVWERGAGMTLACGTGACAALTAAHITGRTGNYATVVLDGGDLAIFWDKSTNHLIKTGPARLVFEGVIRVSAGNGADTEF from the coding sequence ATGACACAGATTTTGTTTTCAAAAATGCAAGGGATCGGCAATGATTTCGTTGTCATGGATGACCGGGACGGGTCCATTGAAGCCGCCATGCCGTATCCGCAGCTGGCAAAAAAACTGTGCGACCGGCATTTCGGCATCGGAGCGGACGGCATCATCCTTGTGAAGGATTCAGAGGATGATGATCATGATATCCGGTTTGTGATCTATAACTCGGACGGCTCCCGGGCGGATATGTGCGGCAACGGCATGCGATGTTTTGCCAAATACCTGTATGAGAAAAACATCATTGATAAAAAACAGATCCGGGTGCAGACCGATGCCGGCACGGTCATCCCGGAGGTGGTGGCGGATGCATCCGGCCGGGTGACCTCGGTGAAGGTGGATATGGGGCCGCCGGTCATGTCCTGCCGCCAGGTGCCGTTTGTCTGTGACAAAGATACCGCCGTTGACGCGTCTGTTGACATGGCGGATGGTTCCACGGTCATCGTGACTGCCGTGGGTATGGGCAATCCCCATGCCGTGGTGTTTGTAAAAGATCTGTCTGAAGTGGATGTGGCGGCTCAGGGCCGGGCCCTTGAAATCCATCCCCGGTTTCCCGCCAAAACCAATGTGGAGTTTATCCAGGTCATGGATGACCAGACATTGAAAATGAAGGTATGGGAACGGGGTGCCGGCATGACCCTGGCCTGCGGTACCGGTGCCTGTGCGGCTTTGACTGCGGCCCATATCACCGGCCGGACCGGCAACTATGCCACCGTGGTGCTCGATGGTGGAGACCTGGCCATCTTCTGGGACAAGTCAACCAATCATTTAATCAAGACCGGCCCGGCCCGGCTGGTGTTTGAAGGCGTTATCCGTGTCAGCGCCGGGAACGGAGCTGACACGGAATTTTGA
- a CDS encoding type I restriction endonuclease subunit R has translation MEKITENAIEEHAIQLLETQGYAYIHGPAIAPDSDTPDRHSFEDVFLLDRLQSAVTRINPHIPPEARNDAVKQIQRLNSPELIADNQAFHRMLTQGITVTYQKDGQSRGDLVWLMDFTDPINNDFLVVNQFTVIQNNVNKRPDVVIFINGLPLVLMELKNPAHENATIKSAYKQLQTYKQEISSLFTPNAIMVISDGLEARAGTISAGFSRFMTWKTADGKTEASPLIGQLETLIKGMLNPKTLLDLIRHFIVFEASKKEDRQTGIITMETVKKLASYHQYYAVNLAVESTLRAAGSPETPGTAEDPEAYGLATVNSQPKGDRKGGVVWHTQGSGKSLSMVFYTGKIVLALDNPTVVVITDRNDLDDQLYDTFAASKQLLRQEPVQAKDRDHLKELLKVASGGVVFTTIQKFSPDNGNVYETLSNRRNIVVIADEAHRTQYGFKAKTIDDKDAQGNVIGKKVVYGFAKYMRDALPYATYLGFTGTPIESTDVNTPAVFGNYIDVYDIAQAVEDKATVRIYYESRLAKISLSEAGRKLVADLDATLAQDDLTETQKAKAKWTQLEALIGSEDRIEQVAQDIIGHFEARQEVFEGKAMVVAMSRRIAADLYAAMVAMRPGWHKDDLKKGVIKVVMTSKSSDGPEISKHHTTKDQRRMLAERMRDPEDELKIVIVRDMWLTGFDVPCMHTMYIDKPMKGHNLMQAIARVNRVYKDKPGGLVVDYLGIASDLKKALSFYSDSGGKGDPAIAQEQAVTLMLEKLEVVSQMYHGFAYEDYFEADTGKKLSIILGAEEHILGLENGKKRYINEVNALSKAFSIAVPHEQAMDVKDEVGFFQAVKSRLAKFDGTGSGQTDEEMETAIRQVIDKALVSDQVIDVFDAAGIKKPDISVLSEEFLLEVRDMAHKNVALEVLKKLLNDEIRSRTKKNLIQSKTLMEMLEASIKRYHAKVVTAAEVIEELIQLSKEIHKMDKEPAEMGLSDFEYAFYTAIAGNDSAREVMEKDKLRELAVVLYEKVKANASIDWTIKESVKAKLKVIVKRTLRQFGYPPDMQKLATETVLKQAEMIAEELTGRRNKA, from the coding sequence ATGGAAAAAATCACCGAAAACGCCATTGAGGAACATGCCATTCAGCTTCTGGAAACCCAGGGATACGCCTACATCCATGGTCCTGCCATTGCCCCGGACAGTGACACCCCGGATCGACACTCTTTTGAAGATGTGTTCCTGCTGGACCGTCTGCAATCTGCCGTTACCCGCATCAACCCTCACATTCCCCCGGAAGCCCGAAACGATGCTGTCAAACAGATCCAGCGGCTCAACTCTCCGGAACTCATCGCCGACAACCAAGCGTTTCACCGGATGCTCACCCAAGGGATCACGGTCACATACCAGAAAGACGGACAAAGCCGGGGGGACCTGGTGTGGCTCATGGATTTCACCGACCCAATCAACAATGATTTTCTGGTCGTCAACCAGTTCACGGTCATCCAGAACAATGTGAACAAGCGCCCGGATGTGGTCATTTTTATCAATGGGCTTCCCCTGGTCCTGATGGAACTTAAAAATCCCGCCCATGAAAACGCCACCATTAAGTCGGCATACAAACAGCTCCAGACTTACAAACAGGAGATTTCCAGCCTGTTCACTCCCAATGCTATTATGGTCATATCTGATGGCCTGGAAGCCCGGGCAGGGACCATATCAGCCGGATTCAGCCGCTTTATGACCTGGAAGACCGCCGATGGGAAAACAGAAGCATCGCCACTCATCGGACAGCTCGAAACCCTGATAAAAGGCATGCTGAACCCAAAGACCCTCCTGGACCTGATTCGTCATTTCATTGTATTTGAAGCTTCCAAAAAAGAAGACCGCCAGACCGGCATTATCACCATGGAAACCGTGAAGAAACTGGCATCCTACCACCAGTACTATGCGGTCAATCTGGCGGTAGAGTCCACCCTGAGAGCGGCAGGATCACCGGAGACACCCGGAACAGCCGAAGACCCCGAAGCCTATGGGCTTGCAACGGTTAACTCCCAGCCCAAAGGGGACCGCAAAGGCGGCGTGGTCTGGCATACCCAGGGAAGCGGAAAGTCTTTGTCCATGGTTTTTTATACCGGCAAGATTGTTCTGGCCCTGGATAATCCCACCGTGGTCGTCATCACCGACAGAAACGATCTGGATGACCAGCTGTACGATACCTTTGCCGCCTCAAAACAGCTTCTGCGCCAGGAACCGGTTCAGGCCAAAGACCGGGACCATCTCAAGGAGTTGCTCAAAGTGGCCTCCGGGGGCGTGGTGTTTACCACGATCCAGAAGTTTTCCCCGGACAACGGCAATGTCTATGAGACCCTTTCGAATCGCAGAAATATCGTGGTGATTGCGGATGAAGCCCACCGGACCCAGTATGGATTTAAAGCCAAAACCATTGATGACAAAGATGCACAAGGAAACGTCATCGGTAAAAAAGTGGTCTACGGGTTTGCCAAATACATGCGGGATGCCCTGCCATACGCCACATACCTGGGATTTACCGGAACCCCCATCGAGAGCACGGATGTGAACACCCCGGCGGTATTCGGCAACTACATCGATGTGTATGACATTGCCCAGGCAGTGGAAGACAAGGCTACTGTGAGGATCTATTATGAAAGCCGTCTGGCCAAAATCAGCCTGAGTGAAGCGGGCAGAAAACTGGTGGCCGACCTGGATGCCACCCTGGCACAGGATGACCTGACAGAAACCCAGAAGGCCAAGGCCAAATGGACCCAGCTGGAAGCACTCATCGGCAGTGAAGACCGGATTGAACAGGTAGCCCAGGATATCATCGGGCATTTTGAAGCGCGCCAGGAAGTGTTCGAAGGAAAGGCCATGGTGGTCGCCATGTCCCGAAGGATCGCCGCGGATTTGTATGCCGCTATGGTGGCCATGAGGCCCGGGTGGCACAAAGATGACTTGAAAAAAGGCGTGATAAAGGTGGTGATGACCTCTAAGTCTTCAGACGGTCCTGAAATCTCAAAGCACCATACCACCAAAGACCAGCGCCGGATGCTGGCGGAACGGATGAGAGATCCAGAAGATGAACTCAAGATAGTCATTGTGCGGGACATGTGGCTCACCGGGTTTGATGTCCCCTGTATGCATACCATGTATATCGACAAGCCCATGAAGGGCCACAACCTGATGCAGGCCATTGCCCGGGTGAACCGGGTATACAAGGATAAGCCCGGTGGTCTGGTGGTGGATTACCTGGGGATTGCCTCGGATCTCAAAAAAGCCCTGTCGTTTTATTCGGACAGTGGCGGCAAAGGGGACCCGGCCATTGCCCAGGAACAAGCCGTGACCCTGATGCTCGAAAAGCTTGAAGTGGTCTCCCAGATGTATCATGGGTTTGCCTATGAGGACTATTTTGAGGCGGACACGGGCAAAAAGCTGTCCATCATTTTAGGAGCGGAAGAACACATCCTGGGCCTGGAGAACGGGAAAAAGCGGTACATCAACGAGGTCAATGCGCTTTCCAAGGCGTTTTCCATTGCAGTCCCCCATGAGCAGGCCATGGACGTTAAAGATGAGGTGGGGTTTTTTCAGGCGGTCAAGTCCCGGCTGGCAAAATTCGACGGGACCGGATCAGGCCAAACAGATGAAGAAATGGAGACGGCCATCCGTCAGGTCATCGACAAGGCCCTGGTGAGCGACCAGGTGATTGACGTGTTTGATGCGGCAGGAATCAAAAAGCCGGATATCAGCGTGCTATCAGAGGAGTTCCTGTTGGAGGTCAGGGACATGGCGCACAAAAATGTGGCCCTGGAGGTCCTCAAAAAGCTGCTCAATGATGAAATCAGAAGCCGGACCAAAAAGAACCTGATCCAAAGCAAGACCCTCATGGAAATGCTGGAAGCCTCCATCAAACGATACCATGCCAAGGTGGTGACCGCTGCCGAAGTCATAGAAGAACTCATCCAGTTGAGCAAAGAGATCCACAAAATGGACAAGGAACCCGCGGAAATGGGCCTGTCTGACTTTGAATATGCCTTCTACACCGCCATTGCCGGCAACGACAGCGCCCGTGAGGTCATGGAAAAAGACAAACTCCGGGAACTGGCCGTGGTCCTGTATGAAAAAGTCAAAGCCAACGCCTCCATCGACTGGACCATCAAGGAAAGTGTCAAAGCCAAACTCAAGGTCATTGTCAAGCGGACCCTGCGGCAGTTCGGGTATCCCCCGGATATGCAGAAGCTGGCCACGGAGACCGTTCTAAAACAGGCGGAAATGATCGCCGAAGAGCTGACTGGTCGGCGAAATAAGGCCTGA
- a CDS encoding ribonuclease D codes for MLQFTFIESDADLADACAQMSEYPIIGVDLEADSMHSFKEKICLIQIATNDEAFLVDPFTIDNFSPFVDVLENPDIIKVFHGADFDVRSLDREMGARINNLFDTEIACRFLNVRERGLAALLKDHFDVHVDKKFQKQDWSKRPLKSDMVAYSVGDVAYLIALHGILVKRMAAIGRLHWATEEFEAQARVRYENNHVPPFFRKIKGAGKLDNRSLAVLENLLTLRMDLAEKKDVPLFKIMSNQSLLAMATGRPRSLDEIKENKMLSPRQVQMFGHLCRQAIDRGMALPHKDLPAYPKTVMPRKTPEVMARITALKKMREKKSESLGMEPGFLINNATITALAQEKPITHADLDAMGVLRNWQKEALGDTILKTL; via the coding sequence ATGCTGCAATTTACCTTTATCGAGTCTGACGCGGACCTGGCGGACGCCTGTGCCCAAATGTCTGAATATCCCATTATCGGGGTGGATCTGGAAGCGGATTCCATGCATTCCTTTAAGGAAAAAATCTGCCTGATCCAGATCGCAACAAACGACGAGGCGTTTCTGGTGGATCCGTTTACCATTGACAACTTTTCCCCTTTTGTGGATGTTCTGGAAAATCCGGATATCATCAAGGTGTTTCACGGTGCGGATTTTGATGTCCGAAGCCTGGACCGGGAAATGGGCGCCCGGATAAACAACCTGTTTGACACGGAAATCGCATGCCGGTTTCTCAATGTCCGGGAGCGTGGCCTGGCCGCTTTGCTCAAAGATCATTTTGATGTGCATGTGGACAAAAAATTTCAGAAACAAGACTGGTCGAAACGCCCGTTGAAATCAGACATGGTGGCTTATTCCGTGGGGGATGTGGCCTATCTGATCGCCCTGCACGGCATACTGGTGAAGCGCATGGCTGCCATTGGCCGCCTGCACTGGGCCACAGAAGAGTTTGAAGCCCAGGCCAGGGTGCGGTATGAGAACAACCATGTCCCGCCTTTTTTCAGAAAAATCAAGGGGGCGGGCAAACTGGACAACCGCAGCCTGGCCGTCCTGGAAAATTTGCTGACCCTGCGCATGGATCTGGCGGAAAAAAAAGATGTGCCTTTGTTCAAGATCATGTCCAACCAGTCGCTGCTGGCCATGGCCACGGGACGACCCAGATCCCTGGATGAGATAAAGGAAAATAAAATGCTCAGTCCGCGCCAGGTGCAGATGTTCGGGCATTTGTGCCGGCAGGCCATAGACAGGGGCATGGCCTTGCCCCACAAAGACCTGCCTGCGTATCCCAAAACGGTGATGCCCCGGAAAACCCCGGAAGTGATGGCACGCATCACGGCATTGAAAAAAATGCGGGAAAAGAAAAGTGAGTCTCTGGGCATGGAACCGGGGTTTCTGATCAACAATGCCACCATAACGGCCCTGGCCCAGGAAAAACCAATCACCCACGCGGATCTGGATGCCATGGGTGTACTGCGCAACTGGCAGAAAGAGGCCCTGGGGGATACAATTCTAAAGACGCTGTAA
- a CDS encoding DUF3373 family protein, protein MMKKKVAVFFVLAFMAGFSVPGVQASDEVKMLKEQLEAMNQNIQKLQEKIIEIEKKNAEEIEEVEYLNDRMDKAELHTATDKLSLGIELRSRADTLHYSGMQAAPPALVNGFFTPYTSGGFNNATLTQIQQRIQNMAMAGMIPPTDEFDADNDVIFTNKFHVNMHAKVNDQLSFSGRMAAYKVFGDSSGVKFNQGSLGDITMDGNTSSLPHGDTLRLERAYFVYNNYWDNIPISFSLGRRPSTYGPPLEYANYSLEAGSPLGTIINWQFDGASLNFGLEEVTGIYGAALKFCYGVGFEGDWGNSYSLEASQPDVDDVHMFGFIATLFDDDSTSAVLNYAHAWDITDGFTGLTVMPFTVAKDPATGLYTFEQNTGGYISRMQPSTDIGDWDAASLLLRKNLYETFEKDIDLFLALSWSHTSPSQVSANPFYEIMGQGLLSSNGNLEDHDGYSLYAGAIFPMPFNGRLGLEYNWGSKYWFNFTGAEDSLVGSKLATRGSVYEGYYIQPIFGQNFFVKLGTRYYDYKYSGSGNPLGAPEEISELNALNALFPVADKVWDGYISATVRF, encoded by the coding sequence ATGATGAAAAAAAAAGTGGCGGTTTTTTTTGTACTTGCTTTTATGGCGGGATTTTCCGTACCCGGTGTTCAGGCGTCTGATGAAGTGAAGATGCTCAAAGAACAGCTGGAAGCCATGAATCAGAATATTCAGAAACTTCAGGAAAAAATCATTGAGATAGAAAAAAAGAACGCGGAAGAGATTGAAGAGGTCGAATATCTCAACGACCGAATGGACAAGGCGGAACTTCATACCGCCACGGACAAGCTGTCCCTTGGCATCGAACTGCGGTCCCGGGCCGATACCCTGCATTATTCAGGTATGCAGGCCGCACCGCCTGCCCTGGTGAACGGTTTCTTTACCCCATACACATCCGGGGGATTCAACAATGCTACATTAACGCAGATTCAGCAACGCATTCAGAATATGGCCATGGCAGGCATGATTCCACCCACGGATGAATTCGATGCAGACAATGATGTGATATTCACCAATAAATTCCATGTAAACATGCATGCCAAAGTGAACGATCAGTTGAGTTTTTCCGGCAGGATGGCAGCTTATAAGGTATTTGGCGATTCCTCCGGAGTAAAGTTCAACCAGGGCAGTCTTGGCGATATCACCATGGACGGAAATACATCCTCTTTGCCCCACGGGGATACCCTGCGTCTGGAACGGGCTTATTTTGTTTACAACAATTACTGGGACAACATCCCCATCAGTTTCTCACTGGGACGGCGGCCATCCACCTATGGACCGCCTCTGGAGTACGCCAACTACAGCCTGGAAGCCGGATCGCCTCTGGGCACCATCATCAACTGGCAGTTTGACGGCGCATCATTGAATTTCGGTCTTGAAGAGGTCACCGGCATCTATGGTGCCGCACTGAAATTCTGTTACGGCGTCGGATTTGAAGGAGACTGGGGCAATTCCTATTCTCTGGAAGCCAGTCAGCCGGATGTTGATGATGTTCATATGTTCGGCTTTATTGCCACCCTGTTTGATGACGATTCCACCAGCGCCGTGCTCAATTACGCCCATGCCTGGGATATCACTGACGGATTCACCGGTCTGACGGTCATGCCGTTTACCGTTGCAAAAGATCCGGCAACCGGCTTGTATACGTTTGAACAAAACACCGGCGGATACATCAGCCGGATGCAGCCCAGCACGGATATCGGGGACTGGGATGCGGCATCACTGCTGTTGAGAAAAAATTTATACGAAACGTTTGAAAAAGATATCGACCTGTTTCTGGCCCTTTCCTGGAGTCACACGTCTCCATCACAGGTTTCCGCCAATCCGTTTTATGAAATCATGGGCCAGGGACTGCTCAGCTCCAACGGAAATCTGGAAGACCACGACGGATACAGTCTTTATGCGGGTGCCATTTTCCCCATGCCGTTTAACGGCCGACTGGGGCTTGAATACAACTGGGGATCCAAATACTGGTTTAACTTCACCGGTGCTGAAGATTCGCTGGTTGGAAGCAAACTGGCCACCCGGGGCAGTGTGTATGAAGGATATTATATCCAGCCGATTTTCGGACAGAACTTTTTCGTCAAACTGGGTACCAGATACTATGACTATAAATACTCGGGCAGCGGCAATCCGCTGGGGGCACCTGAAGAAATATCTGAATTAAACGCCTTGAACGCATTATTTCCTGTCGCTGATAAAGTATGGGACGGTTACATCTCCGCCACTGTCAGATTTTAA
- the alr gene encoding alanine racemase, which translates to MTLFYSHDPGRTRAMASGIRPLNRTLFSRVPATRIEVDLDAIAANTRLLKQACTPQTSLMAVVKANAYGHGAVHVARTALSHGAKWLGVARMAEAVQLKNAGIDAPVLVFGDTLPDRAVAATGHGIRISLTGPDAARAVNAAAGAARTFVTAHIKIDTGMGRLGLCPGLNMDQALADIRSMMQMDHLKVEGIYTHFANADAVDKTHAKQQLALFTELLDRLDAENRLPQIIHAANSAATLTLPQSHFTLVRPGIALYGLCPGPGVDGSPLTPAMSIISKIAQIKPVPKGFAVSYGSTHVTDRPTVIATVPVGYADGYPRRLSDTAPMLVKGHRAKVTGRVCMDFTMIDVGHIPDVSPKDEVVVMGTQGDGTISADELADLSNTINYEITAGLTGRLPVCYRQKP; encoded by the coding sequence ATGACATTGTTTTATAGCCATGATCCCGGCCGGACCCGTGCCATGGCTTCTGGGATCCGGCCTTTGAACCGCACCCTGTTCTCCCGGGTGCCCGCCACCCGCATCGAAGTGGATCTGGATGCCATTGCTGCAAACACCCGGCTACTGAAACAGGCCTGCACCCCGCAGACATCCCTGATGGCCGTGGTCAAGGCCAATGCCTATGGACACGGGGCCGTTCATGTGGCCCGGACCGCTCTGTCCCATGGGGCAAAATGGCTGGGCGTGGCCCGCATGGCTGAAGCGGTCCAGCTAAAGAATGCCGGGATTGACGCCCCGGTGCTGGTCTTTGGCGACACGTTGCCGGACCGGGCCGTGGCTGCCACCGGGCACGGCATCCGTATCTCCCTGACCGGTCCGGATGCAGCCAGGGCCGTCAATGCCGCTGCCGGGGCCGCCCGCACTTTTGTCACAGCCCACATCAAAATCGACACCGGCATGGGCCGGCTGGGCCTGTGCCCCGGCCTGAACATGGACCAGGCCCTGGCGGACATCCGGTCCATGATGCAGATGGATCATCTGAAGGTGGAGGGCATCTACACCCATTTTGCCAATGCCGATGCCGTGGACAAAACCCATGCCAAACAGCAGCTGGCCCTTTTCACAGAACTGCTGGACCGCCTGGATGCTGAAAACCGGCTGCCGCAAATTATTCATGCAGCCAACAGTGCTGCCACCCTGACTTTGCCCCAAAGCCATTTCACCCTGGTCCGGCCCGGCATCGCCCTGTACGGGCTGTGCCCCGGCCCGGGCGTGGACGGCTCACCCCTCACCCCGGCCATGTCCATTATTTCCAAAATCGCCCAGATCAAACCGGTGCCCAAAGGGTTTGCCGTATCTTACGGCAGCACCCATGTCACGGACCGGCCCACCGTCATTGCCACGGTTCCGGTGGGATATGCCGACGGCTACCCCCGGCGTCTGTCCGATACCGCCCCCATGCTGGTGAAAGGACACCGGGCAAAGGTTACAGGCCGGGTATGCATGGATTTCACCATGATTGATGTGGGTCATATCCCAGATGTCAGTCCCAAAGATGAGGTGGTGGTGATGGGAACCCAGGGGGACGGCACCATATCGGCGGATGAACTGGCGGATCTCTCCAATACCATCAATTATGAAATCACCGCCGGTCTGACCGGTCGTCTGCCTGTCTGTTACCGCCAGAAACCTTAG
- the thrS gene encoding threonine--tRNA ligase, with protein MITITFPDKSIKQFDNFPTGMDVAQSISQGFARNCVAMKIDDRLLDLSRTIETDTAIEFITVNDDNALEVLRHSAAHVMAEAVLNLYPDAKLTIGPVVEDGFYYDIDMPPISEDDLGKIEVEIQKIIKAKATFERQVVTKDQALEIFKDNPFKLELIHELSDQEISLYKNGQFIDLCRGPHIPHTGMIKGIKLMKISGAYWRADQSREQLQRLYGTAFFDKKKLNQYLHLIEEAKKRDHRKVGTRLDLFSFHDEAPGMAFFHAKGMDMWNALLDYWREAHRAAGYVETKTPVLLNRKLWEKSGHWDNYRENMYTCVIDDEEYAIKPMNCPGGMLLYKTRSYSYRDLPLRAGEVGLVHRHELSGALSGLFRVRSFHQDDAHIFMTPDQIETEVLGVLRLAEQIYNKFGLTFHLELSTRPEKSIGTDAQWEQATSGLEKALKHYGQEYFINEGDGAFYGPKIDIHIKDALGRTWQCGTVQLDMALPERFDLTYKGQDNDKHRPIMIHRVIYGSMERFFGILVEHFAGRFPLWLAPVQAVILPITQDLADHADQVKTDLEAAGIRCEVDHRNETLKKKIREAQINYVPLILTIGEKEKETGTLSVRTLDGKVKLGLSPAEFVTPVQKHIKKRILDDIVL; from the coding sequence ATGATTACCATAACATTTCCAGATAAGAGTATAAAGCAGTTTGACAATTTTCCCACGGGCATGGATGTGGCCCAAAGCATTTCCCAAGGATTTGCCAGAAACTGCGTGGCCATGAAAATCGATGACCGGCTCCTGGACCTGAGCCGGACGATTGAAACCGATACCGCCATTGAATTTATCACAGTAAACGATGACAACGCCCTGGAGGTGCTGCGCCATTCTGCAGCCCATGTCATGGCTGAAGCGGTCCTGAACCTGTATCCGGATGCAAAACTCACCATCGGCCCGGTGGTGGAAGACGGTTTTTACTATGATATTGATATGCCGCCCATTTCCGAAGATGACTTAGGAAAAATCGAAGTCGAAATCCAGAAAATCATCAAAGCCAAAGCCACGTTTGAACGGCAGGTGGTGACAAAAGACCAGGCCCTGGAAATTTTTAAAGACAATCCGTTTAAGCTGGAACTGATCCATGAACTTTCCGACCAGGAAATATCCCTTTATAAAAACGGTCAGTTTATTGACTTGTGCCGGGGGCCCCACATTCCCCACACCGGGATGATCAAGGGCATCAAGCTCATGAAAATCTCCGGGGCCTACTGGCGGGCGGACCAGTCCAGAGAGCAGCTCCAGCGCCTGTACGGGACGGCGTTTTTTGATAAAAAAAAGCTCAACCAGTATTTGCACCTCATTGAAGAAGCCAAAAAGCGGGACCACCGCAAAGTGGGCACCCGGCTGGATCTGTTCTCGTTTCACGATGAAGCGCCCGGCATGGCCTTTTTTCATGCCAAAGGCATGGACATGTGGAACGCCCTGCTGGATTACTGGCGTGAAGCCCACCGGGCCGCCGGGTATGTGGAAACCAAGACCCCGGTCCTGCTCAACCGCAAACTGTGGGAAAAAAGCGGGCACTGGGACAACTACCGGGAAAATATGTACACATGTGTGATCGATGACGAGGAATATGCCATCAAACCCATGAACTGCCCCGGGGGCATGCTTTTGTACAAAACCCGGTCCTATTCCTACCGGGACCTGCCCCTGCGGGCCGGAGAAGTGGGCCTGGTGCATCGTCATGAGTTGTCCGGGGCTTTGTCCGGGCTGTTCAGGGTCCGGTCATTCCACCAGGATGACGCCCATATCTTTATGACACCGGACCAGATCGAAACCGAGGTGCTGGGCGTCCTGCGCCTGGCGGAACAGATCTACAACAAATTCGGCCTGACCTTTCACCTGGAACTGTCCACCCGGCCGGAAAAATCCATCGGCACGGACGCCCAGTGGGAACAAGCCACTTCCGGCCTGGAAAAAGCCTTGAAACACTACGGCCAGGAATATTTCATCAATGAAGGGGACGGCGCATTTTACGGCCCCAAAATCGATATCCACATCAAGGATGCCTTAGGAAGGACCTGGCAGTGCGGCACCGTGCAGCTGGATATGGCGTTGCCGGAACGGTTTGATCTCACTTACAAGGGCCAGGACAACGACAAACACCGGCCCATCATGATCCACCGGGTGATCTACGGCTCCATGGAGCGGTTCTTCGGCATTCTGGTGGAACATTTTGCCGGCAGATTTCCCTTGTGGCTGGCCCCGGTCCAGGCCGTGATCCTGCCCATCACCCAGGACCTGGCCGATCATGCCGACCAGGTAAAAACAGACCTGGAGGCCGCCGGAATCCGGTGCGAGGTGGATCATCGCAACGAAACATTGAAAAAGAAAATCCGGGAAGCCCAGATCAATTACGTGCCCTTGATTCTCACCATCGGGGAAAAGGAAAAGGAAACCGGGACCTTGTCGGTCCGGACCCTGGACGGCAAAGTGAAGCTGGGACTGTCTCCGGCTGAGTTTGTCACCCCGGTGCAAAAGCACATCAAAAAACGGATCCTGGATGACATTGTTTTATAG